Proteins encoded within one genomic window of Humulus lupulus chromosome 1, drHumLupu1.1, whole genome shotgun sequence:
- the LOC133800261 gene encoding uncharacterized protein LOC133800261 isoform X2, whose translation MCIWGHLRHQLVVLDRLRCPQPHQLKYGRCREETQKETSLTLNETVPLTVGKGTAHLIQKAKTLLGYLREPRQLYERTKATRNSCSSCWLLFSFLLVRIMYREVFIYVYSYVVF comes from the exons ATGTGTATCTGGGGCCATCTTCGGCATCAGTTGGTGGTTTTAGATCGACTTCGTTGTCCGCAACCCCATCAA CTGAAATATGGAAGATGTAGAGAAGAGACCCAGAAAGAAACTTCTTTGACATTGAATGAGACTGTTCCTCTCACTGTAGGCAAGGGCACAGCTCATCTCATTCAGAAG GCTAAAACTCTACTTGGATATTTAAGAGAACCAAGACAATTATATGAGAGAActaaggcaacaagaaattcttgTTCAAGTTGTTGgctattattttctttcttgcttGTAAGAATTATGTACCGTGAggtttttatttatgtatatagtTATGTTGTGTTCTAA
- the LOC133800261 gene encoding uncharacterized protein LOC133800261 isoform X1, which translates to MVSSHVSLMRWVASYQWRRGLGDYSVWWIYRAGAELKYGRCREETQKETSLTLNETVPLTVGKGTAHLIQKAKTLLGYLREPRQLYERTKATRNSCSSCWLLFSFLLVRIMYREVFIYVYSYVVF; encoded by the exons ATGGTATCATCGCATGTCTCTCTGATGAGATGGGTTGCTAGCTATCAATGGCGTCGGGGCTTGGGGGACTATAGCGTGTGGTGGATATATCGTGCAGGGGCAGAG CTGAAATATGGAAGATGTAGAGAAGAGACCCAGAAAGAAACTTCTTTGACATTGAATGAGACTGTTCCTCTCACTGTAGGCAAGGGCACAGCTCATCTCATTCAGAAG GCTAAAACTCTACTTGGATATTTAAGAGAACCAAGACAATTATATGAGAGAActaaggcaacaagaaattcttgTTCAAGTTGTTGgctattattttctttcttgcttGTAAGAATTATGTACCGTGAggtttttatttatgtatatagtTATGTTGTGTTCTAA
- the LOC133800261 gene encoding uncharacterized protein LOC133800261 isoform X4 translates to MVSSHVSLMRWVASYQWRRGLGDYSVWWIYRAGAELKYGRCREETQKETSLTLNETVPLTVGKGTAHLIQKVFCFFWQPLTRVGKSTCNWSLESIGKWLKLYLDI, encoded by the exons ATGGTATCATCGCATGTCTCTCTGATGAGATGGGTTGCTAGCTATCAATGGCGTCGGGGCTTGGGGGACTATAGCGTGTGGTGGATATATCGTGCAGGGGCAGAG CTGAAATATGGAAGATGTAGAGAAGAGACCCAGAAAGAAACTTCTTTGACATTGAATGAGACTGTTCCTCTCACTGTAGGCAAGGGCACAGCTCATCTCATTCAGAAG GTGTTCTGTTTCTTTTGGCAACCTCTCACAAGGGTGGGAAAGTCTACTTGCAATTGGAGTTTGGAGTCAATAGGAAAATG GCTAAAACTCTACTTGGATATTTAA
- the LOC133800261 gene encoding uncharacterized protein LOC133800261 isoform X6, producing MCIWGHLRHQLVVLDRLRCPQPHQLKYGRCREETQKETSLTLNETVPLTVGKGTAHLIQKVFCFFWQPLTRVGKSTCNWSLESIGKWLKLYLDI from the exons ATGTGTATCTGGGGCCATCTTCGGCATCAGTTGGTGGTTTTAGATCGACTTCGTTGTCCGCAACCCCATCAA CTGAAATATGGAAGATGTAGAGAAGAGACCCAGAAAGAAACTTCTTTGACATTGAATGAGACTGTTCCTCTCACTGTAGGCAAGGGCACAGCTCATCTCATTCAGAAG GTGTTCTGTTTCTTTTGGCAACCTCTCACAAGGGTGGGAAAGTCTACTTGCAATTGGAGTTTGGAGTCAATAGGAAAATG GCTAAAACTCTACTTGGATATTTAA
- the LOC133800261 gene encoding uncharacterized protein LOC133800261 isoform X3: MVSSHVSLMRWVASYQWRRGLGDYSVWWIYRAGAELKYGRCREETQKETSLTLNETVPLTVGKGTAHLIQKVFCFFWQPLTRVGKSTCNWSLESIGKWLLLFYHFF, encoded by the exons ATGGTATCATCGCATGTCTCTCTGATGAGATGGGTTGCTAGCTATCAATGGCGTCGGGGCTTGGGGGACTATAGCGTGTGGTGGATATATCGTGCAGGGGCAGAG CTGAAATATGGAAGATGTAGAGAAGAGACCCAGAAAGAAACTTCTTTGACATTGAATGAGACTGTTCCTCTCACTGTAGGCAAGGGCACAGCTCATCTCATTCAGAAG GTGTTCTGTTTCTTTTGGCAACCTCTCACAAGGGTGGGAAAGTCTACTTGCAATTGGAGTTTGGAGTCAATAGGAAAATGGTTACTCTTGTTTTATCATTTCTTTTGA
- the LOC133800261 gene encoding uncharacterized protein LOC133800261 isoform X5: protein MCIWGHLRHQLVVLDRLRCPQPHQLKYGRCREETQKETSLTLNETVPLTVGKGTAHLIQKVFCFFWQPLTRVGKSTCNWSLESIGKWLLLFYHFF, encoded by the exons ATGTGTATCTGGGGCCATCTTCGGCATCAGTTGGTGGTTTTAGATCGACTTCGTTGTCCGCAACCCCATCAA CTGAAATATGGAAGATGTAGAGAAGAGACCCAGAAAGAAACTTCTTTGACATTGAATGAGACTGTTCCTCTCACTGTAGGCAAGGGCACAGCTCATCTCATTCAGAAG GTGTTCTGTTTCTTTTGGCAACCTCTCACAAGGGTGGGAAAGTCTACTTGCAATTGGAGTTTGGAGTCAATAGGAAAATGGTTACTCTTGTTTTATCATTTCTTTTGA